The following are encoded in a window of Panicum virgatum strain AP13 chromosome 5N, P.virgatum_v5, whole genome shotgun sequence genomic DNA:
- the LOC120675403 gene encoding actin cytoskeleton-regulatory complex protein PAN1-like, whose protein sequence is MENGDETLASAAAAAAAAAAAEKTAPNGGVAKEEEAGAAGTHVTARSYAAVAAHAEIEDLRAAKLDLEGKLAEARRENEASAEEAHRIEGIFMQAREEVTIAEFAAASAEKEAVSLRAEVERLHAALKIEKGEREVDKRRHEELARQLEAFRQEKLKLEEEIKTLQASSAATTMKEREAAPAEAPEEVEGVWQAMAVAAAVGAASTAAFVLIFLRLKR, encoded by the coding sequence ATGGAGAACGGCGACGAAaccctcgcctccgccgccgccgccgccgccgccgccgccgccgccgagaagACGGCGCCCAACGGCGGCGTcgcgaaggaggaggaggcgggggccGCCGGCACCCACGTCACCGCTAGGTcctacgccgccgtcgccgcccacgCCGAGATCGAGGACCTCCGCGCCGCCAAGCTCGACCTCGAGGGGAAGCTCGCCGAGGCCCGCAGGGAGAACGAGGCCAGCGCCGAGGAAGCACACCGCATCGAGGGGATCTTCATGCAGGCCCGGGAGGAGGTCACCATCGCCGAgttcgccgccgcctctgccgaGAAGGAGGCCGTCTCGCTCCGCGCCGAGGTCGAGCGCCTCCATGCCGCCCTCAAGATCGAGAAGGGTGAGCGCGAGGTGGACAAGCGCAGGCACGAGGAGCTCGCCAGGCAGCTGGAGGCCTTCCGCCAGGAGAAGCTCAAGCtcgaggaggagatcaagacCCTGCAGGCGTCCTCCGCTGCCACCACAATGAAGGAGAGGGAGGCTGCTCCGGCTGAGGCCCCGGAGGAAGTGGAGGGCGTGTGGCAGGCAATGGCGGTGGCCGCGGCTGTTGGCGCCGCCAGCACGGCTGCCTTCGTTCTGATCTTTCTCCGCCTCAAGAGGTAA